The genomic stretch acattccgCCTTGCAGCGATGCACCCTCATTTATATGTTACGGTGGTATGATTAGCCTATGCACTTATAGTCTTCTCTTTACTACAAATATactcaacaaatatatacattccgCCTTGTAGCGATGCACCCTCATTTATATGTTACGGTGGTATGATTAGCCTATGCACTTATAGTCTTCTCTTTACTACAAATATactcaacaaatatatacattccgCCTTGCAGCGATGCACCCTCATTTATATGTTACGGTGGTATGATTAGCCTATGCATTTATAGTCTTCTCTTTACTAGAAATTTactcaacaaatatatacattccgCCTTGTAGCGATGCACCCTCATTTATATGTTACGGTGGTATGATTAGCCTATGCACTTATAGTCTTCTCTTTACTACAAATATactcaacaaatatatacattccgCCTTGTAGCGATGCACCCTCATTTATATGTTACGGTGGTATGATTAGCCTATGCacttataggagagatcgtgtttgtgtacaaatccggtgtattttctatttttagaactgataagactgTGATCGGGTGGACAGAAGCCGATCGtctatgttttttgtaaacagtgatgtttttctaacggtctaaactttcttaaaacacaaattacataaataattttttgatcaatggaaaggttataaaacaagcaatttattgattacttttaattgttatttcgaaataaaatggattaattatgaacgcttaacttacactgtttttctaaaggttgtgaaaatcactacgccgcttttaaaattatatgtcatttaaaacggttattatttgaaaaaagatatttggatacaaaaatatgaagatcgTTAGTATTTCaagtctttttgaattttgaaaatccataaatgagcaaaaaagttattaaaaattaaaaattctgattcaatacgcaaacggtgttaaaaacatttgttttgccaaccaccagataaacagatgttaacgcgtgacgtcacggcgatctctcctatagtcTTCTCTTTACTACAAATATACTCAACCAATATATACATTCCGCCTTGTAACGATGCACCCTCATTTATATGTTACGGTGGTATGATTAGCCTATGCACTTATAGTCTTCTCTTTACTACAAATATactcaacaaatatatacatttcgccTTATAGCGATGCACCCTTATTTATATGTTACGGTGGTATGATTAGCCTATGCACTTATAGTCTTCTCTTTACTACAAATTTACTCAACAATCATATACATTCCGCCTTGTAGCGATGCACCCTCATTTATATGTTACGGTGGTATGATTAGCCTATGCACTTATAGTCTTCTCTTTACTACAATATactcaacaaatatatacattccgCCTTGTAGCGATGCACCCTCATATATATAACGGTGGTATGATTAGCCTATGCACTTATAGTCTTCTCTCTACTACAAATATactcaacaaatatatacattccgCCTTGTAGCGATGCACCCTCATTTATATGTTACGGTGGTATGATTAGCCTATGCACTTATAGTCTTCTCTTTACTACAAATATactcaacaaatatatacatttcgccTTGTAGAGATGCACCCTGGCTACGAGAGGCCGTTTATTACGATACACATTATATGAATAATTATGTCGATACAATTATACAGTTATACAAACGATACTATAACTTTTGCATCAAATGTGACAAAATTTATCTTTATGGCTCTCTCAATTTTCCACCTCACCGGAAAACACGACGTCCAGGAAAACCCCAGAGAATTTAGCTCTGAAAACATgtgtcaaaaaaacaaaaacaagttcaGTGCCTTCCTCAGTAGTGTGTGTGGACTTCACACATATACAATAGTATTCAAAAATGTTATGCAGTTTTAaacagatagatagatatatcttttattccaccataagatgagaaatataaatacaatttacataCAATGAGCAAATATGTATAAACACAAataagaacacatacatacagcacaaatatttacaaacaaacaaacaaacaaaaaacacaataGTTTCACagttattttacaattttctcTAAACAGATGGCCCTACACAGACACCCTATGTGGGAATGCGAAAAGTATAGGGAATCTATAGGCCTGTTGAGTTTTAAGCTTTGTCCTAGCAATTAttttaatacagaaaaatatatgtcGGAAGCAAAAGGCATAGAGAATCTGTATGAATTGTCAGAATATgtagtaaaaaataaataaataaacaaataaataaataaataaataaataaataaagttattaaataATCAAATTGATTACAGTAggtaattcaatatttttgttaagtGATGTATATATCTCAGAATTATCTTGAAGCATTTAATCCGCTTTACATCATCCATAGTTAGCGTGATAAACCCTGATAACATTTCAATAATCTGATCCATGCAAGGCATATTACATAGGTTGTTGAAGTTATCATCACCCAGGGATTTATGCAAAATGCGCCACATACTTTGTCTTATATTATCATTTGTTCGACAAAACAAAATGAGATGTACAGCGATTGATTCTGTCGTCAACTTACATTTAGGACAGATTGCATTATACGTAGTGATAAAAACTTTACCGACTACAACGACAACAGTCTTACAATAAGGCAAGTAATCCCTATATAGTTGACCAAAGCGCCATATATTACATGGCATAAGTTCTCCGTGAATGCTCCTAAAGCCATACAAACTTCCATCGAGGGTCAAACGTAACCTATAGTCGTACTTTGCTAGCCTGAGTATGCTTTTTTAACAATTGATTTCCATTTCTAACATGAGAATATAGATATCTAAAGATTTCTTCATGTATATATATCGTAGTTAGAtgaaattttaaccttaaaatttttaacatttgaaaacgTAATGTGCGTACTATTGAGGTGCACGCTAGAACTGACCAATTTTACATCGATAAATTACATACCCGATTCAACTAATTTCTATTGGATGAATTTTAGACTAAACCATGAACCACTGGCTACTTATTCTATACCTCTTACTGAAGCGGTTTAATGAACCGTAACTTGCAGACATAACTTTTCCGCTATACAACGTAACGCGTGCGTGCGATATAGATGCCGGTCACTCGAAATGAGACGTAGTAAGCGAAAGTGTTATGGCTCTTACTACATTAtatggctgatttctgccagtgtcgttctgtcgttttggcgcccccgccataacgaaagaacgacgttttcctgttttggcgttgtctcgttctggcgcccccgccagaacgaaagaacgacgtttacctcttttggcgttgtttcgttccctcgttctggcgcccccatccaaaacgatataacgaagaatgtaacgcgacagaacgaaagaacgagagaacgacacttataaacggcgccctaaaAACGTCAtcttggcgttctgtcgttctggcgcccccgccacaacgacggaacgaaacaacgccaaatgtgaaaatattattcCAACTCTGccgttattattataattattattatttaccagatttttatagcgctcttttcatcgaTAAactaaacgttcaaaagcgctgtataaactacatatcacagaaagatatcaataataaaagctatttagcctgaatcaggttttactctacaattaaattgtactagatattttaaagaataataaacaacagtaaataatttccattgcaaaggcATATAACAgtttgttttccagtgcaaagttagtttcaatagTTACGACTTTATCAAAATAACTCCGGCGGCAGGTCGACGAAACGTGCGACTTCGTTTGTCATTTTccgattttattaaaattttgatatctTGTAATAAAAGTTTTGTGAAGGTAtgccatattttaaaaaatgactgcaagtcgttttaaagaaaatgagaaaatatagtgTTGAAAGTATACTGAAGTATAATACAACACAGCCTATCTCACATACCAAGTGAAAATTAAAACCAAgtttagaaattttgatttaacCTATAATTCTTAACCTGCAGATAACAATGCTTAAAACAGGGTCAAAACGGGACTGCAAAGATAAGCCAACTTACAATATTTAATATAAACATCTGATAATATTAACAACATGAGGACGTTTTTGGCTGTGTTTGCTTGCATAGGTAACAGTAGAAAATTTTAGTACTAATGTTTTATTCACGTAGGCCGTGACaaagttttacattattttgtttagtaCTTTGCGATACTCTTAATACCCTGCAGCATTGTTTTGTATCAATAATGCGATTTACATTTGCTTTGAACAAAAAGAGAAGCAAAACTCCAAAGCAACATTAAGAGCACATAGTAGACgtaaaagggcaatatttatatGGAACATTAGACAAAATTTGACAATATTATTGGTGGGACTGTCCAAACCAGGAATGATAAATTCCCATACGGAGTGTATTTTGGATTCCCCGCGTTCCTCTTTATTAAATAAAGTACCTGGCAATGTTTCATATAATTTAGACTGGCAGCATTCCTAGTAATACCTTATGTTACATCTCGATTTGTTTGTTTGCCATCTTAGAAAATCATTCAGTGCGACTTTACGTACTTACACTGTAATTCTTTTGCAGCTGTTGCGGCGGCGTTTGACTGTTTCGGAAGAAACAACTCTTGCGCGATGTCGCATGTGAAATGTGACACGGGATTCGATCCTTTCTGTGAACACTTTCCAGGGCCAATAGGACAGCGTATCGGTATTTGTACTTGCGACAAGGGTAcgtatatttaaacatttacagaACAATGATTTGAATGAAGTAAAGAGTCTCTGACGTTGTGTAtggatttcaaatataaaatttgggCATAATGTTTATCCTTAAAAATACTGGTATATCTACTTTGAAGTCAAGAACTCACTGAATCATTATATCAATTTAATgaagtttagaaaatataatattgGGGCGTCTCCCTTTAAGTTCTATTTATAGATTATGGCACATATGTAAATTGTATACTCTACTCTTTTTATACAGATTGTAACACACATGTAGACTGATCTGCTTTGTTGCAGAATACTTAagaggctcataatgcctttgtttaaaatgtggctgccgcATTTTTCGTTATTAACACAGaatatgttaatttcatgttaaatCCTATGTATGATAATTGTTTCCTATAATGTTTGATGAAAATAGTAGAAGGTTTTATTCAATATGTTGTCTCTGATATGAttttgcataacatctatttggacagctgttgtatcagtttttaacataaaatttaaagccttatggaattttaaatgcttttttttgtaTTGCTCTCTAAATTTGTAATTGTAGATTGTTGCATACCTGCAGAATTATCAAATGATTTACTTTGTTGCAGAATGctcaaatgttttactttttcatgcTGTCTAAATTTAAGTGTGTAATTTTAGAGTGTTGCATACGAGCAGTATGATCAAAACCTGTACTTAAACGTTCAATTTATAGACTGTACCTCAGCTGCAGATTGTTCAAATGCCCAAGCTGACGGTTGTCCCCCAATGGCTCATCCAGTGTGTGATACAACACACAAAGTTTGCCATTGTTTTGGACCTCACGTAAGTGCTGTTCTAACATGTTATATTGACTATTGTAAAAAGAACAAATACAACAACTAACGATCAAACTTGTTCATATGTATTTACTAAAAGGTCAACATTCACAGAAATGAAGTAGTAAATGGTTGACTTAATGCCATAAACAAAATTAGGCTAATATGTGTTATGACCCCGTTGAGTAAACTGTAGTCTTGCAGATTAAATAAGATTTAATctatttaaagacccaccacgacctagtgacctactttttcctcctacatgaacttcgtgcaaatcattctgataatactggtataatacagctattctacaaaatgacaggtggacaatttaggccctccctgaattaatgtgttttcacaacttcatctgcaaacttattccgTCATTCTCTTTTcaatatagttttataaacatagaataataactatcttacattgtagaaacaaagtgttgtTTAAACTCACTTAAATACATCAAGCACTGTgtatactactacattaatttaataatatattagaCATTATTAAAGACCCAACACGacataatgacctactttttcctcccacacgaacttcgtgcaaatcattctgataatacagttattctacaagatgacaggtggacaatttaggccttccttgaattaatgtgttttcacaacttcatctgcaaacttattcggTCGTTCTCTTCTCAggatagttttataaacatagaataagaaaactatcttacactgtagaaacaaagtgtggtctaaacttacCTTAATACACAAGTACTGCAAACTACTACAttagtttaataatatatttagacattaaacaaattgtcttggccttatatatgtcactgtcaatttgtaattagaatacttgttatttctcattttctttatgcaaagcatgtataattaccaacatggaaatacaaaagaatacagttattttgtgacgcgtctttattttgtttgtttggtttaacgtcgcaccgacacaattttaggtcatatggcgcgACGCGTCTTTAAGCTTGTCACATGTACTGGTTTGCTATATAGCCTACCCCGAGTCGGTAAATGCATTTACTGTTTATCAGTTAATAGCCTGTCCGTGTACCTGCAATTTGTAACGATTTAATGTGATCTTCGCAAGAAACTTAAAACTTTCCTACATGGCGAAAGTCGAATGAATTCCGACTATGATGCCAGAATTATTTACCAGGGAATCTAACTTTCCTGGTTATCCGAAAGAACAAGTAtacacttattttcatattaactgGCAAGATatgcaataattgttttattatatggcaTTAGGAATAACTTTCAATGATATTTTTCTGTCTATTGTTGACGTACTAGCAAATATGTGCTGAAATATTGACCAGTCAATGGCACAGACTACTGACCGGCGATTTCTATAAGTAGCCATGTCATAATAGGTGTTAGAGAAGTTCCCTACTTTTAGTTTACATGTCAGTAGAATTTTTAACGGTAAGACcgtattttattttctatttcagactAGACCACCACATTTTGAGAATGAGTCATCTTAAAGATTTGATTATCATGCAGCTACTTGAAATGTTCATTCGTATGAAAAATAAAGATTCTAAAGGCTCTGTTATtacatatttatcaatgttttatgTAACTGTTACAAACTTGTTTATCTAAATGCAACCAAATAAAAAATCAAGCCCAGCCCCGTATTCACCATATAACCAAGTCTGAAACATACTTAGATTTAAATAAGTAATTGTTGATGAATTTTATCCGTTGAGTATATAGCTGAATCCAACATTTAAATTAATGTATACGCTACAAACATTCCAAACTATGCTTTAAtgagtatacatgtacatgcaataACAACAAAATTATGGCAAGTAAGGATTCATAGGATTGCTTTAAGACCTTTAAAATTTATCCAGACATGGTAGACTACTGTCTAAGTGTAGCCATAGTCATTGAATTTTGTCTGTTAGTTTTATTTTGAGTATAGTTGTACAGTGTACAATTATAGCAATTCGCTCGAATGAATAAAACAATCACTTTTAGCAATCATGATagtatatttgtaaatgtatttacGACAAGTACATGGACATAATTATTTCccgttatttgataaaaatatgtccTTTTGCTGATATCTTTGTTATAGTATAtacattttatctatattttaggATTTTTTAATTAACTGAAAGATAAGCAAACACAGCTAGGATCTACAGAATGAAATCAGGGTTTTTGCCCATCTGACATCAACTGGAATTTCCACCCAATATCAAATGTTTGTAATAATTACATTCAGTTGTTGCGAGTGTTTCCTTTAGCTAGCAGATATTTCAAAGCAAATGTGTACAAGCTTGCCCTATTTacataactttaaaaagataACATTGTACTACATTATAATGAATTTTGTGACGTCCTTTCGTGAggaataaacaaacagaaaataaacaagtcgtaaatttgtctatttttctgagaaatatttattatgtagattcaacaaataaatatttctctGTTTGTTATCTTTCTTTCAGTAAAAAAGTTCTTATTTGGtgcttatatttatttgtttgtttactgTTTCACTGCTGCAATAGCAGCTTTCTCATTCAGCAATTCATtttgagtttaaaaaaaataagtgctGTTATTAAAACTcctttgacgtcaaaacaatcaATATCCCGCTTAAAAATCAACAAACATGCACGACTGCAACCATAAAATAGCCTGGGCCATTTCAATTTGACCACATAGACTCATTCTGACATGAGGTCGATTATTACGAAAATCGCTGAGCTATATCTTTCCCGAGTTCCACCCTAGTCTCAGTACTTTGAGTACTTTGATTCAATATGGCAGGCACGGCCATTTGAATAAGTTTAGCGGGAAACCTTCTCcgccttttataaaaaaaaacattgtggcAGGAAATGCAAACGATTTAAAGAGACTTTCAAACTTCTCTGTTAtgaaaagtgtgaaaaaataCCAACCAGTTATATACCTAAAGTAAAGTATGTCCTAGTGTCTTGACCAGAGGCTGTAATATAGCGTTCGCCGATTTCTCTTTTATACTTAATATAAATACTATATTTGTGATAACATCGTGATTTTTCAAACGAAGATAACATTACACATTAGAATAATATTCAATGCAATGGACAATGTTCATGTTCTATGCTTTAATAAGAGATTTAGGTGTCCCCAAGtacaaatattaataattatgtatattaaaaAGGATCTACGTCATGTGCCATAAATAGTAATAACGCCACCACgtctatttcatatttttattttacaacaagtAATTGTATCACTCAAAATAAGCATTTTCGACTATCTTGATTTCCCTCTATACATACATGCACAATTCTCACTCTTGAATTCAAATAGATTCCTAGTATCCGCCCTATCCCACATCTTATCCCAACCCCACACGAACTATACTTTGTACTACCCCGCCCCTTCCACTGTTTTTCACACGAGCATATTGCATAAACCATCCGTGTTCTTAGAATAGTCGAgcgtaaacatttttttttcagtggtgCTCCTAAACAATACAGTCAAAACTATAAAGTGGTGAAATAGAAAgcatttgattcaaaatactttatCTTTCCTTACttaacctgtaattacaattacCGTACAAAGGAATTGGTcatgagaaaacaacataaattCGTGGTGACCCTTAACATTAACAGTAACAACACTACATTTCGTCGCCTTATTTCCAGACTGACGTAACTCGATTTTTCGAAAATATGGAGTGTttggtatcatttttttctgctcGTCGAGCTCTAGATGATGAGACTATAAGTGTCCCTATAGAACGTctataaatgtgtttaatttcagTTCCAT from Mercenaria mercenaria strain notata chromosome 16, MADL_Memer_1, whole genome shotgun sequence encodes the following:
- the LOC123540700 gene encoding uncharacterized protein LOC123540700; this encodes MRTFLAVFACIAVAAAFDCFGRNNSCAMSHVKCDTGFDPFCEHFPGPIGQRIGICTCDKDCTSAADCSNAQADGCPPMAHPVCDTTHKVCHCFGPHTRPPHFENESS